One Olleya sp. Hel_I_94 genomic window, TGTTGTTTTTTGTGTTTGGGCTAATTTGTTTAATAGAGTTTTGTAAACTTATACAGCTTAAAAGCGTCGCACCTTATATAATATTCACAATTCTATATTTTGTATTTGGCTATTGGCAATTTGTAATGAACTCTAACAAAGGACTAGATGAAGCCACGCAAATATTACAGGTACTTACCATTTTTGTGCAGTTAATTTTAATAAAGGATTTATTTTCCGAAAAGAAAATTCCGTTATTTAGCTCAAAACGTTTTATAATCACCACCTTTTATTTAACTAGTGGTTTTGTGTTTTTAGTATTAATAGCTAACCACAAAGGATCGTTTACACCAGAGTACATTTTAGGATCCTTTATATTGGTTTGGATTAACGATACCTTTGCTTATTTGGTTGGTAAAAATTTTGGAAAACAAAAACTGTTTCCAAGTATATCACCTAAAAAAACGGTTGAAGGCTTTTTAGGCGGACTATTTTTCGCTTCAATTGCCAGCTATTTTATTCATATATTTACAGAAACTTTAACCTTTACTAATTGGTTAATTCTAAGCATTATAATTAGTGTATTTGGCACACTTGGAGACTTAATTGAATCCAAATTTAAACGTCAAGCAAACGTAAAGGACAGTGGTGTAATCATGCCAGGACATGGAGGTTTAATGGACCGTTTTGACAGTATGATTTTTGCAGCTCCTTTTATTTATTTATTTCTAAGAATTTTAAAATATGTTTCATAAAGAAGGCTTTAAAATAATTGCAATCACTTTCCTATTAGTGGCAATTTTAGCGGTTGTTGTTGATAAATTTGTAGCATTACAATGGTTACAATATTTACTATTTTTCACACTTTTTGTTTTTCTATTCCTTATCCTACAGTTTTTTAGAAATCCAAAAAGATTAACCGTATTAAATGACAACACAGTCGTTTCTCCTGTTGATGGAAAAGTAGTTGTTATTGAAGAAGTATATGAACCTGAATATTTTAAAGAAAAACGCTTACAAGTAAGTGTATTTATGTCTCCAATTAACGTGCATGTTACACGCTACCCTATTGGTGGACAAGTAGCTTATAGTAAGTATCATCCAGGAAAATACCTTGTAGCTTGGCATCCAAAAGCAAGCACAGAAAACGAACGTACAACAGTGGTAGTAGATAACCCATTATACGGTAAAGTTTTATATAGACAAATTGCTGGAGCATTAGCTAAGCGAATTGTAAATTATGCTAAAGAAGGAGACGCTGCTAACCAAGGAGAAGACTCTGGGTTTATTAAATTTGGTTCGAGAGTAGATTTATTTTTACCTTTGGACACTAACATTAAGGTTGCCTTAAACCA contains:
- a CDS encoding phosphatidate cytidylyltransferase translates to MNETLTRALSGFLYVSLLVASLLNQHAFIVLFFVFGLICLIEFCKLIQLKSVAPYIIFTILYFVFGYWQFVMNSNKGLDEATQILQVLTIFVQLILIKDLFSEKKIPLFSSKRFIITTFYLTSGFVFLVLIANHKGSFTPEYILGSFILVWINDTFAYLVGKNFGKQKLFPSISPKKTVEGFLGGLFFASIASYFIHIFTETLTFTNWLILSIIISVFGTLGDLIESKFKRQANVKDSGVIMPGHGGLMDRFDSMIFAAPFIYLFLRILKYVS
- a CDS encoding phosphatidylserine decarboxylase family protein gives rise to the protein MFHKEGFKIIAITFLLVAILAVVVDKFVALQWLQYLLFFTLFVFLFLILQFFRNPKRLTVLNDNTVVSPVDGKVVVIEEVYEPEYFKEKRLQVSVFMSPINVHVTRYPIGGQVAYSKYHPGKYLVAWHPKASTENERTTVVVDNPLYGKVLYRQIAGALAKRIVNYAKEGDAANQGEDSGFIKFGSRVDLFLPLDTNIKVALNQKVKGGESIIAEI